A window of the Clostridia bacterium genome harbors these coding sequences:
- a CDS encoding GNAT family N-acetyltransferase, protein MIHLEKLTYENFDDVFELKVKKVQYPFVASNCYSIAEAYVTMMCGGHVFPFAIYNDKRLVGFIQIGYGENADQDGVSVEKDNYEIWRFMIDKRYQGRGYGREALKLALDFIRTWPCGKAEFCWISYEPENEIARKLYASFGFEETGEMDGDEIVAVLKL, encoded by the coding sequence ATGATACATCTTGAAAAGCTTACCTATGAGAACTTTGACGACGTCTTTGAACTCAAGGTAAAAAAGGTTCAATACCCCTTTGTGGCGAGCAACTGTTACAGCATTGCCGAAGCGTATGTTACCATGATGTGCGGCGGGCATGTATTTCCTTTCGCAATCTACAATGACAAACGGCTTGTCGGCTTCATCCAGATAGGCTACGGTGAGAACGCGGATCAGGACGGAGTGAGCGTCGAAAAAGACAATTACGAGATCTGGCGTTTTATGATCGACAAGCGTTATCAAGGCCGTGGTTACGGCAGAGAAGCGCTGAAGCTTGCGCTCGATTTCATCAGGACGTGGCCCTGCGGCAAGGCGGAGTTCTGCTGGATCTCCTACGAACCCGAGAACGAGATAGCAAGAAAGTTGTACGCCTCATTCGGTTTTGAGGAGACGGGCGAGATGGACGGCGATGAGATCGTCGCAGTGCTGAAGCTGTGA
- a CDS encoding GNAT family N-acetyltransferase: MTRELCHRFFREHESDPAACEDESSFRPYAYSEEGADNFYDRKQVPGRLELVAMMGGRPIGHVQLKNIDEEKRQCEFGFHMQNDSVKGRGYGTQIARLAIEYAFDNLNVDTVYAYTLLKNTRSQHVLEKVGFQCIGEKDGWEQYRIAR, from the coding sequence ATGACGAGAGAACTTTGCCATCGGTTCTTTCGCGAACACGAGAGTGACCCCGCCGCGTGCGAGGACGAAAGTTCGTTCCGCCCCTACGCGTACAGCGAAGAAGGGGCCGACAATTTTTATGACCGCAAGCAAGTACCGGGCAGGTTGGAGTTGGTGGCCATGATGGGCGGGCGGCCTATCGGGCACGTGCAACTGAAAAACATAGATGAAGAAAAACGACAATGCGAGTTCGGCTTCCACATGCAGAACGACTCGGTGAAAGGACGGGGATACGGCACGCAGATCGCGCGGCTGGCCATAGAATACGCCTTCGACAATCTGAACGTAGATACGGTGTACGCGTATACGCTCCTCAAAAACACCCGTAGCCAACACGTCCTCGAAAAGGTCGGATTTCAATGTATAGGCGAAAAGGACGGATGGGAGCAGTATCGGATTGCACGCTAA